Proteins encoded within one genomic window of Perognathus longimembris pacificus isolate PPM17 chromosome 28, ASM2315922v1, whole genome shotgun sequence:
- the Vbp1 gene encoding prefoldin subunit 3 isoform X1: MAAAKDGGVVEEVTSGSGRRLHLGIPEAVFVEDVDSFMKQPGNETADTVLKKLDEQYQKYKFMELNLAQKKRRLKSQIPEIKQTLEILKYMQKKKESPDSMETRFLLADNLYCKASVPPTDKVCLWLGANVMLEYDIDEAQALLEKNLSTATKNLDSLEEDLDFLRDQFTTTEVNMARVYNWDVKRRNKDDSTKSKA; the protein is encoded by the exons ATGGCGGCTGCTAAAGACGGTGGTGTGGTAGAAGAAGTGACTTCAGGGTCCGGACGACGGCTTCACTTGGGGATTCCTGAAGCTGTGTTTGTA GAAGATGTAGATTCCTTCATGAAACAGCCTGGGAACGAGACTGCAGACACAGTACTAAAGAAGCTGGATGAACAatatcagaaatataaatttatggaactcaaccttgctcaaaagaaaaggag ATTGAAAAGTCAGATTCCTGAAATAAAGCAGACTTTAGAaattctaaaatacatgcagaagaaaaaa GAGTCCCCGGATTCAATGGAGACCAGATTTTTATTGGCAGATAACCTGTACTGCAAAGCTTCGGTTCCTCCTACTGATAAAGTGTGTCTGTGGTTGGGG gcTAATGTAATGCTTGAATATGATATTGATGAAGCTCAGGCATTGTTGGAAAAGAATTTATCTACTGCTACAAAGAATCTTGATTCTCTTGAGGAAGATCTTGACTTTCTTCGAGATCAATTTACTACTACTGAAGTCA ATATGGCCAGGGTTTATAATTGGGatgtaaaaagaagaaacaaagatgatTCTACCAAGAGCAAAGCATAA
- the Vbp1 gene encoding prefoldin subunit 3 isoform X2 produces the protein MAAAKDGGVVEEVTSGSGRRLHLGIPEAVFVEDVDSFMKQPGNETADTVLKKLDEQYQKYKFMELNLAQKKRRLKSQIPEIKQTLEILKYMQKKKESPDSMETRFLLADNLYCKASVPPTDKVCLWLGANVMLEYDIDEAQALLEKNLSTATKNLDSLEEDLDFLRDQFTTTELYK, from the exons ATGGCGGCTGCTAAAGACGGTGGTGTGGTAGAAGAAGTGACTTCAGGGTCCGGACGACGGCTTCACTTGGGGATTCCTGAAGCTGTGTTTGTA GAAGATGTAGATTCCTTCATGAAACAGCCTGGGAACGAGACTGCAGACACAGTACTAAAGAAGCTGGATGAACAatatcagaaatataaatttatggaactcaaccttgctcaaaagaaaaggag ATTGAAAAGTCAGATTCCTGAAATAAAGCAGACTTTAGAaattctaaaatacatgcagaagaaaaaa GAGTCCCCGGATTCAATGGAGACCAGATTTTTATTGGCAGATAACCTGTACTGCAAAGCTTCGGTTCCTCCTACTGATAAAGTGTGTCTGTGGTTGGGG gcTAATGTAATGCTTGAATATGATATTGATGAAGCTCAGGCATTGTTGGAAAAGAATTTATCTACTGCTACAAAGAATCTTGATTCTCTTGAGGAAGATCTTGACTTTCTTCGAGATCAATTTACTACTACTGAA CTATACAAGTAA
- the Vbp1 gene encoding prefoldin subunit 3 isoform X3 gives MKQPGNETADTVLKKLDEQYQKYKFMELNLAQKKRRLKSQIPEIKQTLEILKYMQKKKESPDSMETRFLLADNLYCKASVPPTDKVCLWLGANVMLEYDIDEAQALLEKNLSTATKNLDSLEEDLDFLRDQFTTTEVNMARVYNWDVKRRNKDDSTKSKA, from the exons ATGAAACAGCCTGGGAACGAGACTGCAGACACAGTACTAAAGAAGCTGGATGAACAatatcagaaatataaatttatggaactcaaccttgctcaaaagaaaaggag ATTGAAAAGTCAGATTCCTGAAATAAAGCAGACTTTAGAaattctaaaatacatgcagaagaaaaaa GAGTCCCCGGATTCAATGGAGACCAGATTTTTATTGGCAGATAACCTGTACTGCAAAGCTTCGGTTCCTCCTACTGATAAAGTGTGTCTGTGGTTGGGG gcTAATGTAATGCTTGAATATGATATTGATGAAGCTCAGGCATTGTTGGAAAAGAATTTATCTACTGCTACAAAGAATCTTGATTCTCTTGAGGAAGATCTTGACTTTCTTCGAGATCAATTTACTACTACTGAAGTCA ATATGGCCAGGGTTTATAATTGGGatgtaaaaagaagaaacaaagatgatTCTACCAAGAGCAAAGCATAA